In Mytilus edulis chromosome 6, xbMytEdul2.2, whole genome shotgun sequence, the following proteins share a genomic window:
- the LOC139527062 gene encoding uncharacterized protein — protein MLCWIYVVLLTQPFHFASTSLLKNDDTNHKLAVVIEQFERLNRELQTMKQKLDTTFEDNHLLKMRVDIQSKDIKEVLETNAHLEERLDTVFEENRYLKNILITFLEDRDTDVHVPNNNEQNENEMGVSTSVSEPVLLSDHSKGRQAKTQNGKILPSEFQKEKRLFLQDNILTQLPAIIAFSAQLTGGHIQLGQQQTVGYNTVITNIGNAYDSRHNHFIAPIKGLYLLSFTGMNKDGPDFYLEMVKNGNQIALVYCSYMTSHMGSQMIVEVLEKGDVVLVRPPHFGGPFHLNGGGPYNTFTGILLFAV, from the exons ATGTTGTGTTGGATATATGTCGTTTTACTAACACAGCCGTTCCATTTTGCATCGACATCTTTGCTAAAAAATGATGACACGAATCACAAGTTGGCAGTCGTTATAG AGCAGTTTGAACGTTTGAATCGGGAATTACAGACCATGAAACAGAAGTTAGACACGACTTTTGAAGACAATCATTTACTTAAAATGAGGGTAGACATTCAGTCAAAGGACATTAAAGAAGTTTTAGAGACGAATGCACATTTAGAAGAACGATTAGATACAGTATTTGAAGAAAACAGATATTTGAAGAACATTCTAATCACATTTTTGGAAGATAGAGATACCGACGTGCACGTACCGAATAACAACGAACAAAACGAAAACGAAATGGGAGTATCTACTTCTGTAAGTGAACCCGTTTTGTTAAGTGACCACTCAAAGGGTAGGCAAGCAAAGACACAGAATGGCAAAATATTGCCGAGCGAATTCCAGAAAGAGAAAAGACTATTTCTTCAGGATAACA tcTTAACACAGTTACCTGCGATAATTGCTTTCTCTGCACAATTGACTGGAGGACACATTCAACTCGGTCAGCAGCAAACTGTTGGTTACAATACAGTAATCACTAATATTGGAAATGCTTATGATTCTAGACATAACCATTTCATCGCCCCGATAAAGGGTCTATATCTCTTATCGTTCACTGGAATGAACAAAGATGGCCCAGATTTTTACCTAGAAATGGTAAAAAACGGAAACCAGATTGCACTAGTCTATTGCAGTTATATGACAAGCCATATGGGTAGTCAAATGATAGTCGAAGTCCTTGAGAAAGGTGATGTAGTTTTGGTTAGGCCTCCTCATTTCGGCGGACCTTTTCATCTTAATGGAGGCGGTCCATATAATACCTTTACAGGGATACTGTTGTTTGCagtttaa
- the LOC139525968 gene encoding uncharacterized protein isoform X1: MLLGIYIVLLTLPFHYASATLTGNYDVNHKLTVITEQFERLYQKLQTVKQKLDTTIEENQIFKERTDVQSKDIKSLKVKMQEVLETNTHLTERIDTVSEENRDMKNILNTLLENREADVHVPNDNGQNEKEIVTFSSVNVPVLFRGDEKVRNKKIQGGNILSTKYMKEKRLLLNSLTTDSPGVSRVAFSAKLTGGVVQLGQHQTVGYNTVYTNIGNAYNSNHNHFIVPEKGVYLLSFTGMNVDGQMVYLEMVKNGEEIAIVYCSPKAHSMGSQTIVEVLEKGDIVWVRHGPGGPAQINGNDAYNTFTGVLLFSI, from the exons ATGTTGTTaggaatatatattgttttgctGACACTTCCTTTCCATTATGCATCGGCAActttgacaggaaattatgacgTCAATCACAAGTTGACAGTCATTACAG AGCAGTTTGAACGTTTGTACCAGAAATTACAGACTGTAAAACAAAAGCTAGATACGACTATTgaagaaaatcaaatatttaaagagAGGACAGATGTTCAATCAAAAGACATCAAATCCCTAAAAGTGAAAATGCAGGAAGTTTTAGAGACAAATACACATTTAACAGAAAGGATAGATACCGTATCTGAGGAAAACAGAGATATGAAGAACATTCTTAACACGTTGTTGGAAAACAGAGAAGCCGATGTACACGTACCAAATGATAACGGACAAAACGAAAAGGAAATAGTAACATTTTCGTCTGTAAATGTACCCGTATTGTTTAGAGGGGACGAGAAGGTTAGGAACAAAAAGATACAGGGTGGTAACATATTGTCTACTAAATATATGAAAGAGAAAAGACTACTTCTGAATAGTT taaCGACTGATTCTCCTGGGGTATCTAGGGTTGCATTCTCTGCAAAATTAACTGGAGGGGTTGTCCAACTTGGTCAGCATCAAACTGTTGGATATAATACAGTGTACACTAATATTGGAAATGCTTACAATTCTAACCATAACCATTTTATCGTCCCGGAAAAGGGTGTTTATCTTTTGTCATTTACTGGAATGAACGTTGATGGCCAAATGGTATACCTAGAAATGGTAAAAAATGGAGAGGAGATTGCAATTGTATATTGTAGTCCTAAGGCTCATAGTATGGGTAGTCAGACAATAGTAGAAGTTCTTGAGAAAGGTGATATCGTGTGGGTTAGGCACGGACCCGGCGGACCTGCTCAAATCAATGGAAACGATGCATATAACACCTTTACAGGGGTActgttgttttcaatataa
- the LOC139525968 gene encoding uncharacterized protein isoform X2: MLLGIYIVLLTLPFHYASATLTGNYDVNHKLTVITEQFERLYQKLQTVKQKLDTTIEENQIFKERTDVQSKDIKSLKVKMQEVLETNTHLTERIDTVSEENRDMKNILNTLLENREADVHVPNDNGQNEKEIVTFSSVNVPVLFRGDEKVRNKKIQGGNILSTKYMKEKRLLLNITTDSPGVSRVAFSAKLTGGVVQLGQHQTVGYNTVYTNIGNAYNSNHNHFIVPEKGVYLLSFTGMNVDGQMVYLEMVKNGEEIAIVYCSPKAHSMGSQTIVEVLEKGDIVWVRHGPGGPAQINGNDAYNTFTGVLLFSI, encoded by the exons ATGTTGTTaggaatatatattgttttgctGACACTTCCTTTCCATTATGCATCGGCAActttgacaggaaattatgacgTCAATCACAAGTTGACAGTCATTACAG AGCAGTTTGAACGTTTGTACCAGAAATTACAGACTGTAAAACAAAAGCTAGATACGACTATTgaagaaaatcaaatatttaaagagAGGACAGATGTTCAATCAAAAGACATCAAATCCCTAAAAGTGAAAATGCAGGAAGTTTTAGAGACAAATACACATTTAACAGAAAGGATAGATACCGTATCTGAGGAAAACAGAGATATGAAGAACATTCTTAACACGTTGTTGGAAAACAGAGAAGCCGATGTACACGTACCAAATGATAACGGACAAAACGAAAAGGAAATAGTAACATTTTCGTCTGTAAATGTACCCGTATTGTTTAGAGGGGACGAGAAGGTTAGGAACAAAAAGATACAGGGTGGTAACATATTGTCTACTAAATATATGAAAGAGAAAAGACTACTTCTGAATA taaCGACTGATTCTCCTGGGGTATCTAGGGTTGCATTCTCTGCAAAATTAACTGGAGGGGTTGTCCAACTTGGTCAGCATCAAACTGTTGGATATAATACAGTGTACACTAATATTGGAAATGCTTACAATTCTAACCATAACCATTTTATCGTCCCGGAAAAGGGTGTTTATCTTTTGTCATTTACTGGAATGAACGTTGATGGCCAAATGGTATACCTAGAAATGGTAAAAAATGGAGAGGAGATTGCAATTGTATATTGTAGTCCTAAGGCTCATAGTATGGGTAGTCAGACAATAGTAGAAGTTCTTGAGAAAGGTGATATCGTGTGGGTTAGGCACGGACCCGGCGGACCTGCTCAAATCAATGGAAACGATGCATATAACACCTTTACAGGGGTActgttgttttcaatataa
- the LOC139525969 gene encoding uncharacterized protein: protein MVAYINLVILGVYIQYSIGTPTSDADDIAQQMGILRRQFEHLNQDLIQVNQKLDSTSEQNVNLMEKMNALEKDNTKLRLVVHSTSKTNAELLDRVHALEEENYVIKKTIYNFRHPDWNFDTLNRKAKTPTKEVFLQQENDNLVNKQLYSKDEEHVKMVQKLNGSKMMKESTHLQKRLLQNTFTTTTPTISKVAFSVALTGGLVLLGTHQVIEYNTVYTNIGNSYDVRHGHFIVPTTGVYLLSYTIMTATDVEAYIEMVKNGVQISVVYCSSNKMDMDSQTTVQSLQRGDIVWIRHVNGGTPTLNGYGPYNTFAGVFLYDV, encoded by the exons ATGGTTGCATACATTAATCTTGTGATCCTTGGAGTTTATATTCAGTATTCAATAGGGACTCCAACTTCCGATGCTGATGACATTGCTCAACAAATGGGTATCTTACGGA GACAGTTTGAACATTTGAATCAGGATCTTATCCAGGTTAATCAAAAACTAGACTCGACGAGTGAACAGAACGTTAACTTAATGGAGAAGATGAATGCATTAGAAAAGGATAATACAAAACTTCGCCTGGTTGTACATTCGACATCAAAGACAAATGCAGAACTTTTAGACAGAGTACACGCATTAGAAGAGGAGAACTATGTTATCAAAAAGACTATATATAACTTTAGACATCCAGATTGGAACTTTGACACTTTAAATAGGAAAGCCAAAACACCAACCAAAGAGGTCTTTTTGCAACAAGAAAATGATAACCTCGTTAACAAACAATTATATAGTAAGGACGAAGAACATGTAAAGATGGTCCAAAAGTTAAATGGGTCCAAGATGATGAAGGAAAGTACTCATTTACAAAAAAGACTCCTTCAGAATACTT TCACAACAACAACACCAACCATTAGTAAGGTAGCTTTTAGTGTTGCTTTAACAGGAGGACTAGTTTTACTTGGTACGCATCAAGTTATTGAATACAATACAGTGTATACAAATATTGGAAACTCTTATGACGTCAGACATGGGCATTTCATTGTACCTACTACGGGTGTTTATCTGTTATCGTATACCATTATGACTGCAACAGATGTAGAAGCATACATTGAAATGGTCAAAAACGGTGTTCAGATTTCGGTAGTGTATTGTTCATCTAATAAGATGGACATGGACAGCCAGACAACTGTACAATCACTGCAGAGGGGAGATATAGTCTGGATAAGGCATGTAAATGGAGGAACACCAACTTTGAACGGATATGGTCCTTACAATACATTTGCTGGAGTATttctttatgatgtataa